A window of Macrotis lagotis isolate mMagLag1 chromosome 1, bilby.v1.9.chrom.fasta, whole genome shotgun sequence genomic DNA:
acataaaaggtgttatcataagtcaattaggacAACAAAGTTTATCTGTGAGATCAATGGAGAAGGGAGGAGTTTGTGACCAAATGAGATTGAGAacatgataaaatgaaaaaaggatcattttacaataaattttaaaaagtattgcagaaataaaaccaatgcagccaagattagaaggaatacagaaagctgagaaacaatttttaagtcAATATCACTGATAAAGAATTCAtgtctaaaatatagagagaattaagtcaaatttataagaataccaagcattctccagttgataaatgatcaaaggatatgaagcagcagttttcagatgaagaaattaaagctatctatagtcattatgaaaaaatgccccaaatcattattgattaaagaaatacagaTTAAGGTATTATCCCATACctaatcagattggctaatatgatacaaaaggaaaataatcaacgttggaggggatgtggggaaactggACACTAATgcaattgttggtggagttgtgaactgatccagtctttctggagagtagtTTGGAACTATATTCAAAAGGCTATGAAACTATGcatattgtttgatccactacttatcccaaagagatcattaaaagggggaaaagatccacatatacaaaaaatatttatagcaactcttttgtagtggcaaaaaagttgaaaattgaggggatgctcatcaactgtgCAATGGATGAACAAATGTGAAGAAGTATTACTGTTATGTTAGAAATCatgagcaagcagatttcagaaaaatctgaaaagacttacatgaactgattctgggTGAAGtgagcaacattgtgtgatgatcaactacgatagacttagtttttctcagcagtacaatgatccaagacaattctaaaagacttgtgacggaaaataccatccatacccagagaaagaactatagagtctgagtGCAGATTCAAGCagactacattcactttttaaaatttgtttgtttcttttccatcttttttcccctttaggtctgattcttctttcccaatatgactgataaagaaatatgtttaacattattGAGCATGTATAACTTACAATAGATTACTTGTTAttatggggagagggaggggagggagggacaaaaataaatttataaaaaatgaatgttgaaaattatctttagatgtcattggggaaaaataaattttaaaattaaagaaaaaagtgtgGGAGATCTGGGCATGTGTACAGGGAGCACAGGAGTCATGTTAAAGAGAGGTAGAAAGTTGGGGCAGGAACTTTCCCTTCCTACTCTGACCAATGTTGAAAATCAGCCTAGTACGTTGGATAAGGTGATGGTTAATCAGCTgcttaagaagcatttattaagagtttatgTTCTGATGAATCGGTCAACaaacatttctgttttctttgccaGGTACCATCCTGAGTGCTAGGGTTACAGAAAAGGGGTGGAGGTGGcagtggggatggggatggggatggggatgggtgCTGAGGCTCAATCCCTGCTCTGAAGGAACTCGCCTTTAGAGTGGGAAGGGGCAACTTGCAAACAACTAAGTACCAAAAATACTGTTCAGGGTAAATCAAGGttagtctcagagggaaggcactaagaaGGAATAGGGAAAGCTTCTTGTTGGACAATGGGGTAGAGCCTTGAGGGAATAAGTGAGGCAGAAATGAAAGgggggagaatgagagagagagagagagagagagagagagagagagagagagagagaagaggggagaaagggatGAGAGAGGGAAACTGCAACTTGgatggaggagaagagaaaaaagagggggagaaagagggagacagagaagagagaaaaagggagaggagaaaagaaagtgagacaaggaagagaaagagaggaaagagacaaaaagaggaGACAATGAGGGAGAAGTCAGAGAGCATTCCAGTGTCCAAGTGTTACTTGATCATAGAGTGTGTAGTGGAGAATAATGTATTGAGCCTGTAAAGCTAGGAAAGAGCCAGGGTACAAAGGGCATTAAAAGTTCAACATTAGATTTTTTATGTGATCCTGGGGTCAGAAGAAGCCACTGGAGTCCCTTGGAGAGAGGGGTGACCTGGATGACCTGTGATCACTTTTGCTAGTTGAATGGAGGATTGGTGTGGGCAGAGGCTGCAGTCTGAGGTGAACTAGCAGCAGATATTCcaatagtccaggcatgagatCAGGAGGCTCTGCACTAGGGCAGTGGCAATgttgaaggagagaaggaaaccATTAAGGAGGACTGTGCCACCCTACACCAGGTTCTGAAGTgctggaataaaaagaaaggggaagacaTTCTATGTCACCAGGTTCACTTGAGTCAGAGGTAGGTCATATCTCATCTGTAACACCAACTGACGGACCCCGGGTAGCATATTCCCTCAGTTTGCCACATAATGATACCAATAAGATGAGAGGTAGATGTTGCCTCCAAGGGCTGTTTTATATATCCACATGCTTTGCACACTTTAAATAAGTGGTATTCTCAAGGGTGAATGAAATTAGGGTAGAAATTGGTAAAGGGATCCCTTCCAGGAAGAGAACCACATCCTTGAAAATCTTGTCTATGGGAGGAATAACACTTACCTCCTTCCCCACTAGTACTGATGGCCTACAAATTATATTCCTCTCCCCTGCCCATCCCTGAGTCAGGGTTGATCAGACACTGTCATCTTCCCCTTCCTACTTCGTAGACTGATTGCTTTGTATTTTGAGTATTGGTCCATTGATTTCTCTGAGAACTCCCTGAGTTCTACTCAAAGACAAGGAGATCCCTTAATGGTCCAGAATGAAggtccctcttcctcccccttgTGCATTTTGTTATTCATCCCTtcccatcttccctttttccctgtCCAGCTGCTGTCCTTGAACCTGTGATTTCTGTCTAATATCTGGAACAGACACTAGTGGCTTGCTAATCTGGGATTCAGGCAATCCCCACTGGAGAACAgcaatttctgcttttttccaatAATAGGGTCATGGAAGTGAAGAGTCCCCTGACAGGGTCTCTAAGGAATGTCTTTTATAGTTAACATTTCCCCAGCCTGTCCAGGAAACTTTTCTTTGGAAATACTTCCAAAGTCAACCACAAAATCATTCTCCTCCAAGATATCATAGGAAATGAATGCCAGCTCATTTCTCTGGCCCTTCCTGCCCAAAGGTTACACATCAACCTGGAGGTAGATTTGTGCttgatatttgtttgtttttatgactATTTGAACAAACAGGTGTAAACAGCCATCACTCCCTTAAACCTTCCCAAGGACAGGGTCAAGTTTCTTCTAGAGACTAATAGTTCAACAAGGGCAGAAATTGTGACTTTTTGCCTCAGAGAGGCTCTTTTTCTCCCAGTCCTCATGCCCTCATAGAACCAGATGACAGGGTCCTCTGTTGCTAGAGGGAACCCAAATGGTGGTGCAGATGCACATTCATCATATAAAACAAACtatattttaataagaatttggggTGATGGGCATGGCTAACATGCTTCCTTTCCACATTTCCTCCCCTTTATGCACCTGCTGTCTTTGTCTTGAGTGCTTGGTGAATGGGAAAGATGAGGCATATGTTAGGAGAAAGGGCAGGAGGTACAGATttctagaaagaagaaatggggTCAGAGCTCCCCATGGGAAGTTTTGCCATTAATAGTAATTGATACCAAAATTCACTGTGAGGTTGGTGTAGAGTGGGGTCTTCTCTTTGGACATCAAGTGGTACATAAGATTATTCATTCCACTGTAACGCCACTTCAGATGGGTTCTGGAGAGGAGTTTAAACCTGATagaggcaaggagaaaaaagatgtGTCTTCTTAAGCCCTACTGTGGCCCACAATCCCCAACCTCTACCCCACCCCATCAATGCCATTCTTATCCTGCCTACTTGTTTAGGGTTTCACCATTTCTGAAGCTTCTTCCTCACAGTCACTTGCAAGGCTGGTAGTCTTGAGTAtgatgctcattttacagactgtAGTATTGAAGGTTTAGATGGATACAACCATCCATCTATTCCCTCACCTCCACATAAGAGAGTAATCTATGTCATGGCCCAAGGAGAATAATCAGGGAGATGAATTCTCTGAAATTATGAAAGTCTAAGCATGATTCCTTCGCCCTGTTAAGAGTACCCCAAGGGACAACCATTATTTCTTCCCAGAGAATGACTTTAGAGTGATTCcaaaatgacctctgaggttttCTCCTTCCCATTATGATGAACCTCTACTTTGGTTACAATTGCTGAGCAAGCTAATGATTCTTCTATAAAATCATTGACCCCGATCATCCTGACCCAAGGGGACTCTGAGACTTCCACCAAAGATAAAACCTTGAGAGGGTTCTCCTATATAATAGTCCCTAACAATCAGGGTCTACTTCTGGAAGAAGGGTCATCTCTAGGTGCTAGCCTTAGAATACTTGAGGAAAGTGATAAATATTTTGAGTTAAACCTTCAATCAATGATGGAGAGAAGGGCAGTGTCCCTTCCCCCATAACTCTCCATCTCCTACCCCTCACCTTTCTGGGTTGGCCTCATTTCCCTTATCATGACCATGCTTCAGCATGTGGTAGCGGCCAAAAGCTGCCGGAGGCCGGGAGATCATCAGTTTATTCAGGGAAATTCTGTGGGGAGAGATGGAACAAGGAACCCCTATCACCTCTTTGCCCTGCTCCCAGCCTCCCTCCCCATCAGATTTAGGTAAGAACTACTCACCTGGATGCTATATCATCATCCTCACCTCCCCAGCCCCAGTAGTTGTTGGAGAAGCCATTGATCTTCAGATAGTGAGTGGGGCTCAGTGCCGTCACCCCCCCAAAATACCTCTGGTAAGGAAGCCTATAAGTGTGAAGGAGAGGCTCGGTCAAATGGAGACCCCTGCTCAGATAGACATCACTGTTGGTGGAATTCTTCTGATGACTGCTTTCCTTAATTTCTACCCAAGGCCCTCCCTTTAGACCCACATGAAAATCCTTCTTTTAACCTGAGAGCTCTGAGACTCCTGAAAACTGTTTCTCTTTGACCCCAAAGGAGTAGGCCCTCCTCTGAGACCCTAAAGATAGCCAGATGTTTCTTGCTTCTAATATAAACTCTTCTCTCTGGCCTCTGGAACAGTACTCCTTTCTTACCTTGGAGGTAAGTCCTTCCACTCTGTCCCATGGATTCCCTGGTCACTTGGACTGTCCTTTTTTCTAACCCCTGAGAGAGCCCCTCATCTGGGACTCTCTAGGATAGCCTTCTTTTCTAACCCCCATGATAGGCCTCTTCATGGTCCCTAGGGTAAACTCCTTTTCTCCAAACTTTCTCCTTGCTCCCCTTTGCCTCCACTTACTTATACTCGAACTTGTCGATGGCCACTGCAACATGCATGGGAAAGGCACTACAGCTATAAATATTGCGGTCATCCTCAGGGATCAGATCCACATCATGGAAGTAAATACACTGCCAATCATTCTCCTTCATGGCCTCCTTGAAGCCCACATTCAATAGCTTCCCTCGGTTAAAGGTATAATTGTCCATCTGGAATAGACATCTCTCAGTAACTAAAACAGTGTATGTCCAGTCTCTCCCATCTCCTATAAACaggttcttctctctctctctctctctctctctctctctctctctctctctctctctctctctctctctctctctctctctctctctctctccccctctctctctccctctctctctctctctctctctctctctcctaagtgactggctcagggtcacccagctactaagtgtctgaggcttgatttgatcTATAACATTGGTTAGTGCCAATTCCTTCAAATGTCTCCTATTTCTGTacttgtttccatgttatgccATCTAGTGACAAACATTTGTTCTCTTTCTCATCTTATTTCTAGTGAAATATAACTTTCTCACAAGCAAGGACTGTTTATTCTTTTGGCCTTATTTTTCCAATGCATAACATACTGCCTTAACCACAATTGACACAGTAAATGTTTGGAGGTTTATGTATcaaagcaaaacaagaaaaaattaaagttattttaaaggaGTAAACCAATACAAAACTAAACATCAAAGCTGACCAGAATccttttccaggttgccttggtCATTAGACTTGCTGAGTGGGATTGTTTTCCAGTAAGAACTCAGGAACCATAAAATAGCCAATTTAATTAATATGATTTGAAaaagttttgcataaacaaaaccagtGCAGCTGCAATTAAATAGGAAACTCTTTAACAGGAGAAAAAGTCTTTTCAATAAGTTTCCCTGATAAGAGATCCATTTTCAATATGTAAAAAGAACTGATTcatgtgcccaaagggcaacaaaaatgtgcataccctttgacccagaaataccactactgggtctataccctgaagagatgaggaaaaagggtaaaaacatcacttgtacaaaagtattcatagcagccctgtttgtggtggcaaagaattggaaatcaagtgaatgtccatcagctggagaatggcttagcaaactgtgctttATGTAcaacatggaacactattgttctattagaaaccaggagggatgggaattcagggaagcctggagggatttgcatgaactgatgctgagcaagatgagcagaatcagaaaaacactgtacaccctaacagcaacatggggatgatgatcaaccttgaggggcatgctcattccatctgtgcaacaacCAGGGTCcaatttgggctatctgcaatggagaataccatctatatccggaggaaataattgtggagttggaacaaagaccaaatatcattacattcaatttaggaggaaaaagactgttatcttaatatgtaattttgctatctcttatactttatttttcttccttaaggatctgatttctctctcatcacattcaacttagaacaatgtacaccatggaaacaatgtaaagaataacagactgccttctggtggggggagcaagaatagggggaaaattgaaaaactcaaaataaataaaatctttcttttaaaaaaaagaaaccaattcaaatttattagaacaagaaaaacctgggaagatttgtatgaacttgtacgatgcagagtgaaatgagcaagtgatgacaaattatataataataacaaaataaaaaacaaataaccttttttttcttttttttaaggttttttttttttgcaaggcaaatggggttaagtggcttgcccaaggcaacacagctaggtaattattaagtgtctgagaccggatttgaacccaggtattcctgactccaaggccagtgttttatccactatgccacctagccgccccaacaaatAACCTTTTAAGATTTCAGAACCCTAATTAATGCAACAAACAACCAACTTTACAGAAATCTCGATGAAGTATGCCACCAGCCTCCCACAGTTTGCTTTTAACCAAAGTGCTTCCGGACAGAAGGCAAGAATGAATACTTACAAACTATGTCCACAGTTCCAAGGggcttaaaaatagaaaaggattcTATGTAGGTTTGGACAGCAAAGGCTGAAGCAATGGGAAGTCAATCCAATTAAGAATGAGACTTGTGATTATCTTTCCCATTCGATGTCTTAACTATGGAAGCTGTTAAGACTTCCAGTTTGCCACTAGAGAGGTGATGAATTCAagatgcagagcaaagtatataTTTTGTCACTAAGGCAGCagtttattttgcatatttattttttctttttttcttttttcaaggcaatggggttaagtgacttgtccaaagtcacacagctaagtaagtattaagtgtctgaggtcagatctcaactcaggtcctcctgactccagggtcagtgctctgtccctCCCTTGCAGATTTATTAAAAAgggttttagttttctttttttccacgtTGAAGgacaaatgcttgttaattgagaaataaagtaaatttatatacatatatattaatatgatatACTTTCCCTCTAGAAAGCAACATGAGGGACAGTAGAAGATGaaatattacatgtaaaaattttttaaaacctcaGCCTTGGAAACAGTATTGTGTCTTTCATCATCTAAGGCACTTACCTTAACTATCCTATCCATCTTTCTTAGGTTCAAATCTCCCTTTGGTTTTGTGTTTTTAGGGAGAGACCTCTGTGAGTCACTGGGTTCTGTTCTTTTGGAGAAGAGGGCAATAGTTTTTAGTCCCTCAGCCAGACTAGTGAGATCTCCTTCCTCCATGGCCTCACCCCTCCAGTCCCTTACCTGGTGAACCAcatagatggcatagtggatctGCTGTCGTTGCAAGAAGGGGTGCAGGTGGTAGAGTAGCTGGTGCAGATGCTTTCTCCTGGCCCGGTAGGGGATGATGATGGCTGTGTGATGAAGAGCCCAGCAGTTGGGTGGCTGATAGTGGCCTCCCAGCCGGACCAGTGGGTTCTTCTGAGCAATCTTTTCCAGTGTTAGATTCACTGGAAAGCTCACCTTCAAGGGACCACCTGAGGGGGAGGAGAGGTGACAGGAAATCAGTGAGGCTGGGCCAACTGGTAGCCCCATCCCTCCTGACTCAATGACTGGAGAACAGACATGCCCTGTCCAACACATGCCCAACCCTCTGATTCTCAACAAGAATCGTGAAATCTCAGAGACAGCTGTCATAGAGCATCTAGTTCAAGTTCTGTCGAACTGATAGATGAATTTTCCAGTATGCCACCCACTTCCAAATGGCATGATGGCAATTGTTGGACTGAGCCATACAGTGGGAGATGCAGAGGAGCAGAGCCttgaaaaggatgaaagaaaattggTGAATGGCAGGTCTTGAGAGGCTGCTAGGAAAAGAACACTAGACTGTCAGCAGTTAGAATAGATTCAaaaaacctagattcaaatcctgtttcgGACTTTTATGTACAAACTGAGGGTCATTAGGCAAATGAGTCACTTCCTTGTTCTCTCTTTCCAAAGAAAATGAACCTTCTAGGTCGATTAGTTTAGTCACCTAATTTTATAATAGAA
This region includes:
- the LOC141509746 gene encoding beta-1,4-galactosyltransferase 3-like isoform X3: MPFGSGPLKVSFPVNLTLEKIAQKNPLVRLGGHYQPPNCWALHHTAIIIPYRARRKHLHQLLYHLHPFLQRQQIHYAIYVVHQMDNYTFNRGKLLNVGFKEAMKENDWQCIYFHDVDLIPEDDRNIYSCSAFPMHVAVAIDKFEYKLPYQRYFGGVTALSPTHYLKINGFSNNYWGWGGEDDDIASRISLNKLMISRPPAAFGRYHMLKHGHDKGNEANPERFKLLSRTHLKWRYSGMNNLMYHLMSKEKTPLYTNLTVNFALQNLV
- the LOC141509746 gene encoding beta-1,4-galactosyltransferase 3-like isoform X2; protein product: MKDVYSNLDQIQPLDLAKENMPTCPKTSPFVSGPLKVSFPVNLTLEKIAQKNPLVRLGGHYQPPNCWALHHTAIIIPYRARRKHLHQLLYHLHPFLQRQQIHYAIYVVHQMDNYTFNRGKLLNVGFKEAMKENDWQCIYFHDVDLIPEDDRNIYSCSAFPMHVAVAIDKFEYKLPYQRYFGGVTALSPTHYLKINGFSNNYWGWGGEDDDIASRISLNKLMISRPPAAFGRYHMLKHGHDKGNEANPERFKLLSRTHLKWRYSGMNNLMYHLMSKEKTPLYTNLTVNFALQNLV
- the LOC141509746 gene encoding beta-1,4-galactosyltransferase 3-like isoform X1; the protein is MAVRGRMLLIFLGLQLVMMLVLYHQGYHHPVSYILKILTSSILSLTPTTLVMKDVYSNLDQIQPLDLAKENMPTCPKTSPFVSGPLKVSFPVNLTLEKIAQKNPLVRLGGHYQPPNCWALHHTAIIIPYRARRKHLHQLLYHLHPFLQRQQIHYAIYVVHQMDNYTFNRGKLLNVGFKEAMKENDWQCIYFHDVDLIPEDDRNIYSCSAFPMHVAVAIDKFEYKLPYQRYFGGVTALSPTHYLKINGFSNNYWGWGGEDDDIASRISLNKLMISRPPAAFGRYHMLKHGHDKGNEANPERFKLLSRTHLKWRYSGMNNLMYHLMSKEKTPLYTNLTVNFALQNLV